A region of Carnobacterium gallinarum DSM 4847 DNA encodes the following proteins:
- the rpmF gene encoding 50S ribosomal protein L32, which yields MAVPARRTSKAKKNRRRTHYKLEVPGMNPCPNCGELKKSHHVCPSCGQYDGKEVVSKEA from the coding sequence ATGGCAGTACCAGCTAGAAGAACATCAAAAGCTAAAAAAAATAGACGTCGTACACATTATAAATTGGAAGTTCCAGGCATGAACCCATGTCCTAATTGTGGCGAGTTGAAAAAAAGTCACCACGTATGTCCATCATGTGGACAATATGACGGTAAAGAAGTAGTAAGCAAAGAAGCTTAA
- a CDS encoding YceD family protein: protein MKWSLIELQKYRNEPLIFSETVELKQSLMERDSEILDVSPIKIDGTLIVEKEEVIARLVISLVLTMPSARSLKPVPVPMLIEANEVYVPKSVRDFDANDREETVIYLDKDLIDLTDAIEDTILLNLPLQVFTKEEETEDDMPSGNGWEVVSEEEYVSRLEEQKSQSVDPRLAGLADLFTDNTDNDQ from the coding sequence ATTTTTTCTGAGACAGTAGAGTTGAAACAATCGTTAATGGAACGTGATTCTGAAATTTTAGACGTTAGTCCCATCAAAATTGATGGCACGCTAATTGTTGAAAAAGAAGAAGTTATCGCCCGTTTGGTTATTTCATTGGTATTAACTATGCCTTCTGCTCGATCATTAAAACCGGTGCCGGTTCCGATGTTAATTGAAGCAAATGAAGTTTATGTTCCAAAAAGCGTGAGAGATTTTGATGCAAATGATCGAGAAGAAACAGTTATTTATTTAGATAAAGACTTGATTGACTTGACGGATGCTATAGAAGATACCATTCTATTAAATCTACCTTTACAAGTATTTACAAAAGAGGAAGAAACTGAAGATGATATGCCAAGCGGTAACGGTTGGGAAGTTGTTTCAGAAGAAGAGTATGTTTCACGTTTAGAAGAACAAAAATCACAAAGTGTGGATCCTCGTCTTGCTGGTTTAGCAGATTTGTTTACGGACAACACTGACAACGACCAATAG